A stretch of Noviherbaspirillum cavernae DNA encodes these proteins:
- a CDS encoding 4Fe-4S dicluster domain-containing protein produces MQKSLHINADKCTGCMQCEMACSYENYGMFNPAKSRIKVFEFHLTGKKVPYTCTQCDEAWCLHACPVDAIRIDAVSGAKIVAEDICVGCKVCTIACPFGTVNYVQSTGKVQKCDLCFDNVTGPACASACPTGAITYVDADWTGLDKMRQWANKLGNQASA; encoded by the coding sequence ATGCAAAAATCCCTGCACATCAATGCCGACAAGTGCACCGGCTGCATGCAATGCGAGATGGCATGCAGTTACGAGAATTACGGCATGTTCAACCCCGCCAAATCCCGCATCAAGGTTTTTGAATTCCATCTCACAGGAAAGAAAGTTCCCTATACCTGCACCCAGTGCGACGAGGCATGGTGCCTGCACGCCTGCCCGGTCGATGCAATCCGGATCGATGCGGTGTCCGGCGCGAAGATCGTCGCGGAAGACATCTGCGTCGGCTGCAAGGTATGCACCATCGCCTGTCCGTTCGGCACGGTCAACTATGTGCAGTCCACCGGCAAGGTGCAGAAATGTGACTTGTGCTTCGACAACGTGACCGGACCAGCATGCGCCTCGGCTTGCCCGACCGGCGCGATCACCTATGTGGATGCCGACTGGACCGGGCTCGACAAGATGCGCCAGTGGGCCAACAAGCTCGGCAACCAGGCAAGCGCCTAG
- a CDS encoding aldehyde ferredoxin oxidoreductase family protein, with amino-acid sequence MAWTGKILRVDLTAGSCKTEDLNMEWARDYIGQRGLATKYFVEEVDPHVDPLAAENKIIWATGPLTGTMASTGGRYSVITKGALTGAIACSNSGGYFGAELKMAGWDMIIFEGKSPTPVYLNIVDDKAELLGAAWLWGKSVWETEPAIKARHQDPQIRVSSIGRAGETGCLYAAVVNDLHRAAGRSGVGTVMGSKNLKAIAVRGTLGVGNIRDPKAFFAAAAAAKKVLADNAVTGQGLPTYGTQVLMNVINEIGAMPTRNHRDVQFEGAKDISAEAMHEPRKTDGKKNLVANQACFGCTIACGRISKIDETHYTVQNRPEYWGASGGLEYEAAWALGSANGVNDLEALTYANFLCNEDGMDPISFGATVGAVMELYEMGVLTKEQVGIEANFGNARALTYFAEITARGEGFGKEIGLGSKRLTEKYGHPELSMSVKGQEFPAYDSRGIQGMGLAYATSNRGACHLRGYTVASEVLGIPVKTDPLVTEGKPELVKAFQDATAVFDSAGICIFTSFAWTLADVQPQLHAACDESYTMENLATIGERIWNMERDFNNRAGFTSKDDTLPPRLLTEPAKVGPATGLVNGLDKMLPEYYAARGWTSDGQLTEETRVRLHL; translated from the coding sequence ATGGCATGGACCGGAAAAATCCTGCGCGTCGATCTGACCGCAGGTAGCTGCAAGACCGAAGACCTGAACATGGAGTGGGCGCGCGACTATATCGGCCAGCGCGGCCTCGCGACAAAATATTTCGTGGAGGAAGTCGATCCGCACGTCGATCCGCTCGCGGCGGAGAACAAGATCATCTGGGCCACCGGCCCCTTGACGGGAACGATGGCCTCGACCGGCGGACGCTATTCCGTCATCACCAAGGGCGCACTGACCGGCGCGATCGCCTGCTCGAATTCCGGCGGCTATTTCGGCGCGGAGCTGAAGATGGCCGGCTGGGACATGATCATTTTCGAAGGCAAGTCGCCAACGCCGGTGTATCTCAACATCGTCGATGACAAGGCGGAACTGCTCGGCGCCGCCTGGCTGTGGGGCAAATCGGTGTGGGAGACAGAACCGGCCATCAAGGCACGCCATCAGGACCCGCAAATTCGCGTGTCATCGATCGGACGTGCGGGCGAGACCGGCTGCCTGTACGCGGCGGTGGTGAACGATCTGCATCGCGCCGCCGGGCGCTCCGGCGTCGGTACCGTCATGGGCAGCAAGAACCTGAAGGCCATTGCGGTGCGCGGCACGCTGGGTGTCGGCAACATCCGCGATCCAAAGGCTTTCTTCGCAGCCGCCGCTGCCGCCAAGAAGGTGCTGGCGGACAACGCGGTCACCGGCCAGGGCTTGCCGACCTACGGCACGCAGGTGCTGATGAATGTGATCAACGAAATTGGCGCGATGCCGACACGCAATCACCGCGACGTGCAGTTCGAGGGCGCGAAGGACATTTCCGCCGAAGCGATGCACGAACCGCGCAAGACCGACGGCAAGAAGAATCTCGTCGCCAATCAGGCCTGCTTCGGCTGCACCATCGCCTGCGGCCGCATCTCGAAGATCGACGAGACGCATTACACGGTGCAGAACCGGCCCGAGTACTGGGGCGCATCCGGCGGGCTCGAATACGAAGCCGCATGGGCACTCGGCTCGGCCAATGGCGTCAACGATCTGGAGGCGCTGACGTACGCCAACTTCCTCTGCAACGAAGACGGCATGGACCCGATCTCGTTCGGCGCAACGGTCGGCGCGGTGATGGAGTTGTACGAGATGGGCGTGCTGACGAAGGAACAGGTCGGTATCGAGGCGAATTTCGGCAATGCCAGGGCGCTCACCTATTTCGCGGAAATCACGGCCAGGGGCGAAGGCTTCGGCAAGGAGATCGGCCTGGGTTCGAAGCGCCTGACCGAAAAATACGGCCATCCCGAACTGTCGATGAGCGTGAAGGGGCAGGAGTTCCCCGCCTATGACTCGCGCGGCATCCAGGGCATGGGGCTGGCCTACGCCACCTCCAATCGCGGCGCCTGCCATCTGCGCGGCTACACCGTCGCCTCCGAGGTGCTCGGCATTCCGGTCAAGACCGATCCGCTCGTCACCGAGGGCAAGCCGGAACTGGTCAAGGCATTTCAGGATGCGACCGCCGTGTTCGACTCGGCAGGCATATGCATCTTCACCAGCTTTGCGTGGACGCTGGCGGACGTGCAGCCGCAACTGCACGCCGCGTGCGACGAGTCCTACACCATGGAGAATCTGGCGACCATCGGCGAGCGCATCTGGAACATGGAGCGCGACTTCAATAACCGCGCCGGCTTCACCAGCAAGGACGACACGCTGCCGCCGCGCCTGCTGACAGAGCCGGCAAAAGTCGGTCCCGCCACCGGTCTGGTCAATGGACTCGACAAGATGCTGCCGGAGTATTACGCGGCGCGCGGCTGGACCAGCGACGGGCAGTTGACGGAGGAAACGCGCGTCCGGCTGCATTTATAG
- a CDS encoding NAD(P)/FAD-dependent oxidoreductase — MQHVIIGNGPAGVIAAETIRKHAPDDTIVLLGDEPEVPYSRMAIPYLLHGNIGEQGTHLRKRDGHFEQLNIKQIQGRAARVDTTARQVVLEDGTAIAFDKLLIATGSTPSRAPIPGIDSPGVHNCWTLADARAIMQRAKPGARVVQMGAGFIGCIILEALAVRGVQLTVVEMEERMVPRMMGEGAGSMIRRWCETKGITVHTSTRVEAIEQMVDGDTPLRVRLSNGQRIDADLIISATGVKPNIGFLADSGIQCLLGVLVDETMQTSVSGIYAAGDCAEAFDRVSGKTIVSAIQPNAADQAYCAGMNMAGRHAVQNGVTQLNVLDTLGLVSTSFGQWQGVPGGQRAELTDEDGFRYVRLEFAEDVLVGANAIGLTQHVGVLRGLIESRVPLGAWKDALLADPLRLSEAYIASKQRRQAWLGST; from the coding sequence ATGCAACACGTCATCATCGGCAACGGTCCGGCCGGTGTCATCGCCGCCGAAACCATCCGCAAGCATGCGCCCGACGACACCATCGTTTTGCTCGGCGACGAACCGGAAGTGCCGTACTCGCGCATGGCGATTCCGTATCTCTTGCACGGCAACATCGGCGAACAGGGCACGCATCTGCGCAAGCGCGATGGCCATTTCGAGCAATTGAACATCAAGCAGATACAGGGACGTGCCGCACGCGTCGATACCACTGCGCGCCAGGTCGTGCTGGAAGACGGCACGGCAATCGCCTTCGACAAGCTGCTGATTGCCACCGGCTCCACGCCCTCGCGCGCGCCGATACCCGGCATCGACAGCCCCGGCGTGCACAACTGCTGGACGCTGGCCGATGCGCGCGCCATCATGCAGCGCGCGAAACCGGGAGCGCGCGTGGTGCAGATGGGCGCGGGCTTCATCGGCTGCATCATCCTCGAAGCGCTCGCCGTGCGCGGCGTGCAGTTGACGGTGGTGGAAATGGAAGAGCGCATGGTGCCGCGCATGATGGGCGAAGGCGCGGGCAGCATGATCCGCCGCTGGTGCGAAACCAAGGGCATCACGGTGCATACCTCGACGCGGGTCGAGGCGATCGAGCAGATGGTGGATGGCGACACGCCGCTGCGGGTCAGGCTGTCGAACGGCCAGCGGATCGATGCCGACCTCATCATCTCCGCCACCGGCGTCAAGCCGAACATCGGTTTTCTCGCCGACAGCGGCATCCAATGCCTGCTGGGCGTGCTGGTCGACGAGACGATGCAGACGTCGGTGTCCGGCATCTACGCCGCAGGCGATTGCGCCGAGGCTTTCGACCGCGTGAGCGGCAAGACCATCGTCTCGGCGATCCAGCCGAACGCCGCCGACCAGGCCTATTGCGCAGGGATGAACATGGCCGGCAGACATGCGGTGCAAAACGGCGTAACGCAACTCAACGTGCTCGACACACTCGGCCTCGTCTCTACCTCCTTCGGCCAGTGGCAGGGCGTGCCGGGCGGACAGCGCGCCGAGCTGACCGACGAAGACGGCTTCCGATATGTGCGGCTCGAATTCGCCGAGGATGTTCTGGTCGGTGCCAACGCCATCGGCCTGACCCAGCACGTCGGTGTGCTGCGCGGACTGATCGAATCGCGCGTTCCGCTCGGGGCATGGAAGGATGCCTTGCTGGCCGATCCGCTGCGCCTGTCGGAAGCCTACATCGCGAGCAAGCAGCGTCGGCAGGCATGGCTCGGTTCGACGTGA
- a CDS encoding MoaD/ThiS family protein codes for MRITLKLFATLTDYLPAERRHNAVTLDVACDTTIADLVARFQLPPRLVHLVLVNGVYVEPADRFARTMHDGDVLAIWPPVAGG; via the coding sequence ATGAGAATCACGCTCAAGCTGTTCGCCACGCTCACCGATTATCTGCCCGCGGAACGCAGGCACAACGCGGTCACGCTCGATGTGGCGTGCGACACCACCATCGCCGATCTGGTCGCGCGCTTTCAGCTGCCGCCCAGGCTCGTCCATCTGGTGCTGGTGAACGGCGTCTACGTCGAACCGGCGGATCGATTCGCGCGCACCATGCATGACGGCGACGTGCTGGCCATCTGGCCGCCGGTCGCAGGTGGATGA
- a CDS encoding CynX/NimT family MFS transporter produces MRNDQPLPFPSEANPQSTLRKADAADSDAFSWYLAFALFLVGINLRPALSSVAPVLSAIRDTTGLSATGAALLTTLPVLCFGAFAPLAPRLASRFGTERVVLHGLVVLMAAIGLRVFFGIGGLFAGTLFAGASIGVVMVLLPGILKRDFARQVGGMTGVYTMALCLGAALAAGLTVPLKQFAGDSWRVGLAFWLVPVLLAAVVWWPQTRHAGARNAARRYTVQGLRRDPIAWQVTAYMGLQSTLAYCVFGWLPTVLIDRGLTPLAAGGMLSLSIAMQLITSLAGPWIATRGRDQRAAIALMMIVTLIGFAGCAFADTSWIWFWSVVLGLGQGGCFSIGLTLIVLRAPNAPVAASLSGMAQGLGYSGAALGPLAFGLLHDVSGDWNSAAFFFIAVGIAALFAGLAAGRNLHVKATVTEIA; encoded by the coding sequence GTGCGTAACGACCAGCCCCTGCCTTTTCCCTCCGAAGCCAATCCGCAATCCACTCTCCGCAAGGCCGATGCAGCCGATAGCGATGCCTTCTCCTGGTATCTGGCCTTTGCGCTGTTTCTGGTCGGGATCAACCTGCGGCCGGCCTTGTCGAGCGTCGCGCCCGTGCTCTCCGCCATCCGCGACACGACCGGCTTGTCCGCAACCGGGGCGGCGCTGCTGACGACGCTGCCGGTGCTGTGCTTCGGTGCGTTCGCGCCGCTCGCGCCGCGTCTCGCCAGTCGCTTCGGCACCGAACGCGTAGTGCTGCACGGCCTCGTGGTGCTGATGGCGGCGATCGGCTTGCGTGTCTTCTTCGGCATCGGCGGCCTGTTCGCCGGTACGCTGTTCGCGGGTGCCAGCATCGGCGTCGTGATGGTGCTGCTGCCTGGCATTCTCAAGCGCGATTTCGCGCGCCAGGTGGGCGGCATGACCGGCGTGTACACCATGGCCCTGTGTCTGGGGGCGGCCCTGGCGGCCGGCCTGACCGTGCCGCTGAAGCAGTTTGCCGGCGACAGCTGGCGCGTCGGATTGGCCTTCTGGCTGGTGCCGGTACTGCTTGCCGCCGTCGTCTGGTGGCCGCAGACGCGCCATGCCGGCGCGCGCAATGCCGCCCGCCGCTATACCGTGCAGGGCTTGCGCCGCGATCCGATCGCGTGGCAGGTCACGGCCTACATGGGACTGCAATCGACGCTCGCGTATTGCGTGTTCGGCTGGCTGCCCACGGTGCTCATCGATCGCGGCCTGACGCCGCTCGCTGCCGGCGGCATGCTGTCGCTGTCGATCGCCATGCAACTGATCACGTCGCTGGCCGGTCCCTGGATCGCCACCCGCGGGCGCGACCAGCGCGCAGCGATTGCCTTGATGATGATCGTCACGCTGATCGGCTTTGCCGGTTGCGCGTTTGCCGATACCTCGTGGATCTGGTTCTGGTCCGTCGTGCTCGGCCTCGGCCAGGGCGGCTGCTTCAGCATCGGCCTCACGCTCATCGTGCTGCGCGCGCCGAACGCCCCAGTCGCGGCATCGCTGTCGGGCATGGCGCAAGGCCTGGGCTACAGTGGTGCGGCGCTCGGGCCGCTGGCGTTCGGCCTGCTGCACGATGTGAGCGGCGACTGGAATTCCGCGGCATTCTTCTTCATCGCGGTGGGCATTGCCGCGCTCTTCGCCGGGCTGGCCGCCGGACGCAATCTCCATGTGAAGGCGACGGTGACCGAGATCGCCTGA
- a CDS encoding CaiB/BaiF CoA transferase family protein, translating into MNTQILSGIRVLELGQLIAGPFAAKTLADFGAEVIKVETPGEGDPLRKWRMLHNGTSVWWQAQSRNKQSVCIDLRSEEGQQLVRRLAESADVLIENFRPGTMEKWGMGWEALHAANPRLIMLRVSGYGQDGPKRDEPGFAAIGEAMAGLRYITGEPGRVPVRAGVSLGDTIAGLHGALGVMLALYQRDARGGTGQMIDVALYESVFNLTESLLPEYSAFGAVRKPAGGALPGIAPSNAYRCADGEYVLVSGNGDSIFKRLMHLIGRIDLGDDPDLARNDGRARRADELDAAIGAWTGSLPIDAVLQQLKQAQVPSGRIYSAKDIAEDEHYRARGVIEKICSADGLEVEVPGIMPKLSDTPGAIHSRAPVLGEHTGKVLAEAGLAADEIALLRARGVIA; encoded by the coding sequence ATGAACACTCAAATCCTCTCCGGCATCCGCGTACTCGAACTCGGCCAACTCATCGCGGGACCGTTCGCGGCCAAGACGCTGGCGGACTTCGGCGCCGAGGTCATCAAGGTGGAGACGCCGGGCGAGGGCGATCCGTTGCGCAAGTGGCGCATGCTGCATAACGGCACCTCGGTGTGGTGGCAGGCGCAGTCGCGTAACAAGCAATCGGTGTGCATCGATCTGCGCAGCGAGGAGGGGCAGCAGCTGGTGCGGCGGCTGGCCGAGTCGGCGGACGTGCTGATCGAGAACTTCCGTCCCGGCACGATGGAAAAATGGGGGATGGGATGGGAGGCGTTGCACGCGGCGAATCCGCGTCTGATCATGCTGCGCGTGTCCGGTTATGGCCAGGACGGACCGAAGCGCGACGAACCGGGCTTTGCGGCGATCGGCGAAGCGATGGCGGGACTGCGCTACATCACGGGCGAGCCGGGGCGTGTGCCGGTGCGCGCCGGGGTGTCGCTCGGTGACACCATTGCCGGCCTGCACGGCGCGCTGGGTGTGATGCTCGCGCTCTACCAGCGCGATGCGCGCGGCGGCACCGGACAGATGATCGACGTCGCGCTGTACGAATCGGTCTTCAACCTGACCGAGAGCCTGCTGCCGGAATACTCTGCGTTCGGCGCGGTGCGCAAACCGGCGGGCGGAGCGTTGCCGGGCATCGCGCCATCCAATGCCTACCGCTGTGCCGACGGCGAGTACGTGCTGGTGTCCGGCAATGGCGATTCCATCTTCAAGCGCCTGATGCATCTGATCGGCCGCATCGACCTGGGCGATGATCCCGATCTGGCCAGAAACGACGGCCGCGCCCGACGTGCGGATGAACTGGATGCCGCGATCGGGGCATGGACCGGTAGTCTGCCGATCGACGCAGTGCTGCAACAGTTGAAGCAGGCGCAAGTTCCTTCAGGGCGCATCTATTCCGCGAAGGACATTGCGGAAGACGAGCATTACCGCGCACGCGGCGTGATCGAGAAAATCTGCAGCGCGGACGGACTGGAAGTGGAGGTGCCGGGAATCATGCCGAAACTGTCGGACACGCCGGGCGCGATCCACAGCCGCGCGCCGGTGCTGGGCGAACATACTGGCAAGGTGCTGGCAGAGGCGGGTCTTGCAGCGGATGAAATTGCCTTGCTCCGAGCGCGGGGTGTCATCGCGTAA
- a CDS encoding type III secretion system chaperone translates to MHDICKLDTLFAELGTRYGIANLRLPPHGAVGLRLKDGTELHLEYEKARGTLYAYCNVLPIPGDDASRLKLFAHMLELNFLDSGIDNGALSMQKDMAVCHVRFRIADVPFDAFDRALQKLLTRRLDIAKQLRAGMTSDTPKAARASRSTFTLMTALRQES, encoded by the coding sequence ATGCATGACATCTGCAAGCTGGACACGCTGTTCGCCGAACTGGGGACGCGTTATGGCATCGCGAATCTGCGGTTGCCGCCGCATGGCGCGGTCGGCCTGCGTCTGAAGGATGGAACGGAGCTGCATCTGGAATATGAGAAAGCGCGCGGCACCTTGTACGCCTATTGCAATGTGCTGCCGATTCCGGGCGATGACGCATCGCGCCTCAAGCTGTTTGCGCACATGCTCGAACTGAACTTTCTGGATAGCGGCATCGACAACGGCGCACTCTCCATGCAGAAGGACATGGCAGTTTGCCATGTGCGTTTCAGGATTGCGGACGTGCCGTTCGATGCTTTCGATCGCGCCTTGCAGAAGCTGCTCACGCGTCGCCTGGACATCGCGAAGCAATTGCGGGCGGGCATGACAAGCGACACGCCGAAAGCGGCCAGAGCCAGTCGCTCAACGTTCACGCTCATGACCGCGTTGCGGCAGGAGAGTTGA
- a CDS encoding response regulator transcription factor → MNIACYIRNDAVFEQVQVSLARAGFACDRFTSESLLLRTVRRRSFDFVVIDIGLEFEENEGIFSWLNCRTDDSTPVLILSPEKAATLVAHVLNAGADDFLLRPFEPVELVARINAVLRRCDRRQVRRTIEVAGFVLDQDASSFSYQGAPIELTPREFTMAWMFFSSPGVYISRETIGTAIWGTDSEIAGRTIEQHVYKLRKKLLLGAERGIVIRTAYSQGYRLELTSVEREPKAA, encoded by the coding sequence ATGAATATTGCCTGCTACATACGCAACGATGCAGTTTTCGAACAGGTCCAGGTGAGCCTCGCGCGAGCGGGGTTCGCCTGCGATCGCTTCACGTCCGAAAGCCTGTTGCTGCGTACGGTGCGCCGGCGCAGCTTCGACTTCGTCGTGATCGATATCGGCCTCGAGTTCGAGGAGAACGAGGGAATTTTTTCGTGGCTCAACTGCCGCACCGACGACAGCACGCCGGTGCTGATCCTGTCGCCCGAGAAGGCCGCCACGCTGGTGGCGCATGTGCTCAACGCGGGGGCGGATGACTTTCTGCTGCGGCCGTTCGAGCCGGTCGAGCTGGTGGCGCGCATCAATGCCGTGCTGCGCCGCTGCGACCGCCGCCAGGTCAGGCGCACGATCGAGGTGGCAGGCTTCGTTTTGGATCAGGACGCCAGCAGCTTTTCGTATCAGGGTGCGCCGATCGAATTGACGCCGCGCGAATTCACCATGGCATGGATGTTCTTTTCCTCGCCCGGCGTCTACATCTCGCGCGAGACCATCGGCACCGCGATCTGGGGCACCGACAGCGAGATCGCGGGGCGCACCATCGAGCAGCACGTGTACAAGCTGCGCAAGAAGCTTCTGCTGGGCGCGGAGCGCGGCATCGTGATCCGTACCGCCTACAGCCAGGGTTACCGGCTCGAACTCACGAGCGTCGAGCGCGAGCCGAAGGCAGCCTGA
- a CDS encoding lytic transglycosylase domain-containing protein, with the protein MPRTCVSSWSLEPMRKTTVCSRSWCSTANDGLHRSIDHETCEVRRESCHISRTDEQQLYDPCTSIQVGAWVLAQNMRRMGNSWEAVSACNSSKPDLRLKHALKVYRNIPPAVLAGTADQ; encoded by the coding sequence ATGCCACGCACCTGCGTGTCCTCATGGAGCCTGGAGCCGATGCGCAAGACCACAGTCTGCTCACGATCGTGGTGTTCAACAGCGAATGACGGGCTACATCGGAGCATAGACCATGAGACTTGCGAGGTACGCCGGGAGTCGTGCCACATCAGCAGAACCGACGAGCAGCAGTTGTACGACCCCTGCACCAGCATCCAAGTCGGCGCATGGGTACTCGCGCAGAACATGCGTCGCATGGGAAATTCATGGGAAGCGGTCAGCGCCTGCAATTCGAGCAAGCCCGACCTGCGCCTGAAGCATGCATTGAAGGTGTACCGGAACATTCCACCGGCGGTGCTGGCGGGTACAGCCGATCAATGA
- the pilV gene encoding shufflon system plasmid conjugative transfer pilus tip adhesin PilV → MNSTQRGITLIETLGALAIGTLMVIGLTAMIDRSMEETKGQQAAMYQSQVTEAARRYIATNSTDIKNGTPTPASVHAISIADLKKGDFLPASFSEKNAYNQDTCLLVRQPTSDKFEALVVGFGGEPIPEREIPAVAAAAGKGGGYISEASHMVAQGPSWRMNTAAYISQCKVGTVPVVRNVLTGATSDAGHLVSSIFQDAQTTGDFLYRNEVSNRPDLNRMSAPIHMAPGTAAQATEGETDDRCKDASHNGKIAVDAFGRILSCQGGVWKGYANGFWKDPVDKFELLPDTGNSIGDVRLAKDKGRAFSWNGLKWVGLAVNENGDLIVDNKLTANYVSLNKVEVKNEACAPDGLLARDGTGMLLTCRSGSWRSMLETRLTTRAFEQNYSLTPADGPKRDFVISLAAMPGPRPLYLTGYAHCRSMTSVRTFSGVEVRDAADEVLSYAGGCAVNSYGSSGGLQTKGYISLQKIPENATHLRVLMEPGADAQDHSLLTIVVFNSE, encoded by the coding sequence ATGAACAGCACGCAACGCGGCATTACCCTCATTGAAACCCTTGGCGCGCTCGCGATCGGGACGCTGATGGTGATCGGCCTGACCGCCATGATCGACCGGTCGATGGAAGAGACCAAGGGCCAGCAGGCGGCCATGTATCAGTCACAGGTGACGGAGGCGGCGCGCAGGTACATCGCGACGAATTCCACCGACATCAAGAACGGCACGCCGACGCCGGCGAGCGTCCACGCGATCAGCATCGCGGATTTGAAGAAGGGCGATTTTCTGCCGGCATCCTTCAGCGAAAAGAATGCCTACAACCAGGATACCTGCCTGCTGGTGCGCCAGCCCACCAGCGACAAGTTCGAAGCGCTGGTCGTCGGCTTCGGCGGCGAGCCGATTCCGGAACGGGAAATTCCTGCGGTCGCGGCGGCCGCCGGCAAGGGCGGCGGCTACATCTCGGAAGCATCGCATATGGTGGCGCAAGGCCCGTCTTGGCGCATGAATACCGCTGCGTACATCAGCCAGTGCAAGGTCGGCACCGTGCCGGTGGTACGCAATGTGCTGACCGGCGCGACAAGCGATGCCGGGCATCTTGTATCGAGCATTTTCCAGGACGCGCAGACGACCGGAGATTTCCTCTATCGCAACGAGGTGTCAAATCGTCCCGACCTGAACCGGATGTCCGCGCCGATACACATGGCGCCCGGCACTGCTGCGCAGGCGACGGAGGGGGAAACCGACGATCGCTGCAAGGACGCCAGCCACAACGGCAAGATCGCGGTCGATGCATTCGGCCGCATTCTGAGCTGCCAGGGCGGTGTGTGGAAGGGGTATGCCAACGGATTCTGGAAAGACCCGGTGGACAAATTCGAACTGCTGCCTGACACCGGCAACAGCATTGGCGACGTGCGCCTGGCGAAGGACAAGGGACGGGCCTTTAGCTGGAATGGTTTGAAATGGGTTGGCTTGGCAGTCAACGAAAACGGTGATCTTATTGTTGACAACAAGCTGACGGCCAACTATGTCAGTCTCAACAAGGTGGAGGTGAAGAACGAAGCCTGCGCGCCGGATGGCCTGCTTGCAAGGGATGGTACCGGCATGCTGTTGACGTGCCGTTCCGGGTCGTGGCGAAGCATGCTGGAAACCCGGCTCACCACCCGCGCCTTTGAACAGAACTACTCGTTGACTCCTGCGGATGGCCCGAAGAGGGATTTCGTGATCAGCCTTGCCGCCATGCCGGGTCCCAGGCCCTTGTACCTGACCGGCTATGCACACTGCCGTTCGATGACCAGCGTGCGAACCTTCAGCGGCGTGGAGGTCCGGGATGCGGCAGACGAAGTTCTCTCCTACGCCGGCGGCTGTGCGGTCAACAGCTACGGCTCCAGTGGCGGCCTGCAGACCAAGGGGTACATCTCGTTGCAAAAGATTCCCGAGAATGCCACGCACCTGCGTGTCCTCATGGAGCCTGGAGCCGATGCGCAAGACCACAGTCTGCTCACGATCGTGGTGTTCAACAGCGAATGA
- a CDS encoding lytic transglycosylase domain-containing protein — MRRTLLILIAFLGPFSSHAHACWESAAARYGVNPYMLYAIAKTESSLNPAAINRNKNGSYDIGLMQINSSWFATLRKHGIDEQQLYDPCTSIHVGAWILAQNMRRMGNSWDAVGAYNSSKPDIRLKYALKVYRNIPPAVLTARADQ; from the coding sequence ATGCGCCGGACTCTTCTGATCCTGATCGCCTTTCTCGGGCCGTTCTCGAGCCATGCACACGCCTGCTGGGAATCCGCCGCCGCACGCTACGGCGTCAATCCCTACATGCTGTACGCCATCGCGAAGACCGAATCCAGCCTCAACCCGGCCGCCATCAACCGCAACAAGAACGGCTCCTACGACATCGGCCTCATGCAGATCAACAGCAGCTGGTTCGCCACGCTGCGCAAGCATGGCATCGACGAGCAGCAGCTGTACGATCCGTGCACCAGCATCCACGTCGGCGCATGGATCCTCGCGCAGAACATGCGCCGCATGGGCAATTCGTGGGACGCGGTAGGCGCCTACAATTCGAGCAAGCCGGATATCCGCTTGAAGTACGCGTTGAAGGTGTACAGGAATATTCCACCGGCGGTACTGACGGCAAGAGCCGATCAATGA